From Sodalis glossinidius str. 'morsitans', the proteins below share one genomic window:
- a CDS encoding helix-turn-helix domain-containing protein, translating to MLTPLDKAVLAVGGRQKTLAERLDISAQAVSQIKKRGGGTSPKKRMKDLLVIIGLKIEELYPDIFSH from the coding sequence TTGTTAACTCCATTAGATAAAGCTGTGCTTGCCGTAGGAGGCAGGCAAAAAACTCTTGCGGAACGCTTAGATATTTCTGCCCAAGCTGTATCTCAGATTAAAAAGAGAGGGGGGGGCACCTCCCCAAAAAAACGCATGAAAGACCTATTGGTTATTATTGGATTGAAAATAGAAGAACTGTATCCAGATATTTTTAGTCACTAA
- a CDS encoding XRE family transcriptional regulator, translating into MNNITERLKHVMAQEGLNQRAFAEKLNVSPQTLHNWLKRNAISRESAQKLSTLFGYSLDWLLNGKGATKAASNNNSEVPPEDEWGRIGSWDRKTPLNNDEVEIPFYKDIELAAGGGCFENVDYNSFLLRFSKSTLRRVGADSSGHGVICFTTHGNSMEPFIPDGTCVAIDCNNKHVHDGDVYAININGLKRIKQLYMRPKGKIVVRSFNRLEYPDEEFDEQEVDIIGRLFWTSRLW; encoded by the coding sequence ATGAATAATATTACCGAACGATTAAAGCATGTGATGGCGCAGGAAGGCTTAAATCAGCGAGCCTTTGCTGAAAAATTAAACGTATCTCCACAAACTCTACATAACTGGTTGAAAAGAAATGCCATAAGCCGAGAGTCAGCTCAGAAATTAAGCACTCTATTTGGATACTCTCTAGATTGGTTACTCAACGGGAAAGGAGCTACTAAAGCTGCAAGTAACAATAATTCTGAAGTGCCACCAGAAGATGAATGGGGCCGTATCGGCTCATGGGACCGAAAAACACCTTTGAACAATGATGAGGTAGAGATCCCGTTCTATAAGGATATAGAACTAGCCGCTGGTGGCGGTTGTTTTGAAAATGTTGATTACAACAGTTTTTTATTAAGATTTTCAAAATCAACATTAAGAAGAGTGGGAGCTGATTCTTCAGGGCATGGCGTCATATGCTTCACAACCCATGGAAATAGCATGGAGCCGTTCATCCCTGATGGGACTTGTGTTGCAATTGATTGCAATAATAAACATGTTCATGACGGTGATGTGTATGCAATAAACATCAATGGATTAAAGCGAATCAAACAACTATACATGCGCCCTAAGGGAAAAATTGTAGTACGTAGCTTTAATCGTTTAGAGTACCCTGATGAAGAATTTGATGAGCAAGAAGTAGATATTATTGGCCGTTTATTTTGGACTTCTCGCCTTTGGTAA
- a CDS encoding DUF1374 domain-containing protein yields MMQLNKPRITTFNHPNFGEMVAVTNGSNNINDSRYLMNVEEYPYDDYETMVYKSTIAYLVEENKRLKKQVRKLTRVYD; encoded by the coding sequence ATGATGCAACTTAACAAGCCTCGTATAACGACCTTCAACCATCCAAATTTCGGTGAGATGGTTGCCGTCACCAATGGCAGTAACAATATTAACGATTCGCGTTATTTGATGAACGTAGAAGAGTATCCATACGATGACTATGAGACAATGGTATATAAATCAACCATTGCCTATCTGGTGGAGGAAAATAAGCGACTCAAGAAGCAGGTACGCAAGTTAACGCGGGTGTATGACTGA
- a CDS encoding LexA family transcriptional regulator translates to MDIKYIRRKNLRDQQLKAIKAGLSKADFAEKCGTSASTISQILGDKAGRNLGDDLARKIEKNLGLKHGWLDLQHHETQKNSEVHEAQIIGGIIPWDSKTSLYGDEVEVPFLKEVKISAGSGSLFQEDHNGYKLRFAKSTLRRLNVQPENAVCVEVIGNSMEPVLPDGSTVGVDLGNKIIKDGKMYAIDYGDFLRVKVLYLMPKGKIRIRSYNQDEYDDEECDATEVTVIGKVFWSSVLY, encoded by the coding sequence ATGGATATAAAATACATAAGACGCAAAAATTTGCGAGATCAGCAATTAAAAGCCATAAAGGCAGGTCTGAGTAAAGCCGACTTCGCGGAAAAATGCGGAACCTCAGCCTCTACGATCAGCCAAATATTAGGAGACAAGGCTGGTCGTAATCTTGGTGATGATCTCGCTAGAAAAATCGAAAAGAACCTAGGCCTAAAGCATGGGTGGCTGGATCTTCAGCACCATGAAACACAAAAGAATTCCGAGGTGCATGAAGCTCAGATTATTGGTGGTATAATTCCTTGGGACTCAAAAACTTCATTGTACGGTGATGAGGTGGAAGTTCCCTTTTTGAAAGAGGTAAAAATTTCAGCTGGTAGCGGCAGCTTGTTCCAAGAGGATCACAACGGATATAAATTACGGTTTGCCAAGTCAACGTTAAGGCGATTAAATGTTCAGCCAGAAAACGCAGTATGTGTTGAGGTTATCGGGAATAGCATGGAGCCTGTTTTACCTGATGGCTCAACAGTCGGAGTTGATTTGGGAAACAAAATCATCAAGGATGGAAAGATGTATGCTATTGATTATGGTGACTTTCTTCGTGTAAAAGTACTCTATCTTATGCCAAAAGGTAAAATCAGAATTCGTAGTTATAATCAAGATGAATATGACGATGAAGAATGCGACGCTACCGAAGTAACCGTGATCGGGAAAGTTTTTTGGTCATCAGTGCTATATTAA
- a CDS encoding Rha family transcriptional regulator yields MTIHTSLAAPKVTIHDGKAITTTDDVAAYFGKQPHHVVQKVESLECSEDFIIRNFSRMIKNVQLAKGATREVVYYEMTKDGFVFLVMGFTGKKAAAFKEAYIAEFNRMEAELYAMPRHNSSAAELFTDDDLRRLTHLVWSMANGFRFEKAWTQGIWHALRLVTGVPSPQHFEVRQIPLLAEECSRIYSMTTQLKQTIFEAERQAIKRVLCQQEDANLVLGEMQWMIENSSQQHSSVMSQALTKWQQANVSQFLQRH; encoded by the coding sequence ATGACCATTCATACCAGCCTTGCTGCACCTAAAGTTACTATCCACGATGGTAAAGCTATTACCACCACCGATGACGTTGCCGCTTACTTCGGCAAACAACCACATCATGTTGTACAAAAAGTAGAATCCCTTGAATGTTCAGAAGATTTTATCATCCGCAACTTTTCGCGAATGATAAAAAATGTACAACTTGCCAAAGGAGCAACGCGTGAGGTCGTCTACTATGAAATGACCAAGGACGGCTTCGTCTTCCTCGTCATGGGTTTCACTGGCAAGAAAGCAGCAGCGTTCAAGGAAGCTTACATCGCGGAGTTTAACCGCATGGAGGCTGAGCTTTATGCGATGCCGAGACATAATTCCTCAGCAGCCGAACTATTCACCGACGATGATCTTCGCAGATTAACTCATCTGGTTTGGAGCATGGCTAACGGCTTCCGTTTCGAGAAAGCATGGACCCAAGGAATCTGGCACGCTCTACGGCTCGTTACCGGCGTACCATCGCCACAACACTTTGAAGTTCGGCAGATACCGTTATTAGCCGAAGAGTGCAGCCGTATCTACTCCATGACCACCCAGCTAAAGCAAACAATCTTCGAGGCAGAACGGCAAGCCATAAAGCGTGTACTCTGCCAGCAAGAAGACGCAAATCTCGTACTTGGCGAGATGCAATGGATGATCGAGAATAGTAGCCAACAGCACTCCAGTGTTATGTCCCAAGCTCTGACTAAATGGCAACAAGCAAACGTTAGCCAGTTCCTGCAACGCCACTAA
- a CDS encoding RelA/SpoT domain-containing protein translates to MSDLMSIFGTPTMANAQYEKGKIRLDFSKNQIKKAGESIRKEGVTNEKVQLIQNYRAAHLYPLMIIKNLVWKHIQKIAPNAIIARRLKRLPTIIDKLTRDTLDGINKNTMCVTRMQDIGGCRVIVDNKEQSLRVNSSLEQSRTLYITKLSRDYNINPKKTGYRGIHRVYQCYGKRKEHDWKGFTIELQLRTRLQHLWATTVEVVDLCEGKTLKTNPYDADPRWIAFFREMSDFLADEDGFISLSNEQKKQSLIALNEALNAQKKLESFNLIFSGRKISHDKNKYRYAIIGICLSDKTTHVNFFGERKKHDAIRLYSEIEKNDLWNGLFVEMSDIWQLQYAYPNYLIDTHQFVEKLKSYTESSYWTQPLRFR, encoded by the coding sequence TTGAGCGACCTAATGTCCATTTTCGGTACCCCTACAATGGCAAATGCTCAATACGAAAAAGGTAAAATTAGGCTTGATTTTTCAAAAAACCAAATAAAGAAAGCAGGAGAATCTATAAGAAAGGAAGGAGTAACAAATGAAAAAGTTCAATTGATTCAAAATTATAGGGCGGCCCATCTTTACCCCTTAATGATAATAAAAAATTTAGTCTGGAAACACATTCAAAAAATAGCGCCCAACGCTATTATCGCCAGAAGATTAAAGCGCCTCCCAACTATTATAGACAAGTTAACCAGAGATACCTTAGATGGCATCAACAAAAACACTATGTGTGTTACTCGGATGCAAGATATAGGAGGATGTCGAGTAATCGTTGATAACAAAGAGCAGTCATTGCGGGTCAACTCTTCGCTTGAGCAAAGTAGAACCTTGTACATAACCAAGTTGTCAAGAGATTATAACATAAATCCTAAGAAAACCGGCTACCGGGGGATACATAGGGTTTATCAATGTTATGGGAAAAGGAAGGAGCATGATTGGAAGGGATTTACTATTGAACTACAACTCCGAACTCGATTACAACACCTATGGGCTACAACAGTCGAAGTCGTCGACCTCTGCGAAGGAAAAACCTTAAAAACAAACCCCTATGATGCTGACCCGAGATGGATAGCTTTTTTCCGTGAAATGAGCGATTTTCTGGCTGATGAGGATGGATTTATTTCGTTATCTAACGAACAGAAAAAGCAGTCTCTTATTGCGCTAAATGAAGCACTTAATGCCCAAAAAAAGCTTGAATCTTTTAACTTAATCTTTTCGGGCAGAAAAATATCCCACGATAAAAATAAGTACCGGTATGCAATTATAGGGATATGCTTATCAGATAAGACAACACACGTTAACTTCTTTGGGGAAAGAAAAAAACATGATGCCATTAGACTGTATTCAGAAATAGAAAAAAATGACCTATGGAATGGTCTATTCGTAGAAATGAGTGATATTTGGCAGTTACAGTATGCATACCCAAATTATTTAATTGACACTCATCAATTTGTTGAAAAATTAAAATCCTATACAGAGTCAAGTTATTGGACTCAGCCTTTAAGATTTCGTTAA
- a CDS encoding ERF family protein gives MKVYSAISNVARDLAATGIKKEGNNTQQGFKFRGIDQVYTALAPVLAKYGLVILPRIVERMVTERATRQGGVLFYVTVKAEFDFVATEDGSKHTVTTYGEAMDSGDKATNKAMSIAYKYAAFQAFCIPTEETAIDADAEVHEVAAPTPDDILKSFTEQAMTVQSLHELQMEFRKIWTPLNGTAQQTEAKNIYDIRKSELEAALCQ, from the coding sequence ATGAAAGTCTATTCAGCTATCAGTAATGTTGCCCGTGATTTAGCGGCTACGGGGATTAAGAAAGAAGGAAATAATACTCAACAAGGCTTTAAGTTTCGGGGGATTGACCAAGTTTATACCGCACTGGCTCCGGTACTGGCAAAATATGGGCTGGTCATTCTTCCCCGAATTGTTGAGCGGATGGTGACCGAACGAGCAACCCGACAAGGCGGCGTACTGTTTTATGTTACGGTCAAAGCCGAATTTGACTTTGTTGCAACAGAAGATGGCTCAAAACACACCGTGACGACCTATGGCGAGGCGATGGATAGCGGCGACAAGGCTACCAATAAGGCGATGTCCATTGCTTACAAATATGCTGCCTTTCAAGCTTTTTGCATACCCACGGAAGAAACGGCTATTGATGCCGATGCTGAAGTGCATGAAGTGGCAGCACCTACACCAGATGATATTCTTAAATCCTTCACCGAGCAGGCAATGACTGTTCAATCATTACATGAACTCCAAATGGAATTTAGAAAAATCTGGACGCCGTTGAATGGTACGGCGCAGCAAACAGAAGCCAAAAATATTTACGATATCCGAAAATCAGAATTGGAGGCCGCATTATGTCAATAA
- a CDS encoding Rha family transcriptional regulator: protein MQNLTIAQTLTMSSREIAELVGKRHDHVIRNVWEMLEQLYQIEKDAPNLGNHKNQKVTIIEGVIIAIDGRGYVGEFLLDRRHTEILITGYDVKRRATVIDRWFALESGKAQAITAAPALPENYISALEALLESKKSEAKLALVNKKQEKEIHCLQNLFQVGMTPVQFCKQLNGVNIIGVNLFLEERNFLYDGQKEENKPYEWRVKAYARDKYFTEKTVTIPTEKGKKKFYEVILLKEGAKWLYRHYLKKELPMKKSWNGLFTHDKYFQVA, encoded by the coding sequence ATGCAAAATTTAACCATTGCACAAACATTAACCATGTCCAGCCGCGAGATTGCGGAGCTTGTCGGCAAACGACATGACCATGTTATCCGTAACGTATGGGAGATGCTTGAGCAGCTTTATCAGATAGAAAAAGATGCCCCAAATTTGGGTAATCATAAAAATCAGAAAGTTACGATAATTGAAGGTGTAATCATTGCTATTGATGGGCGTGGCTATGTCGGTGAGTTCCTTCTCGACCGCCGTCATACCGAAATCCTCATCACCGGCTATGACGTAAAACGCCGTGCTACCGTCATTGATCGCTGGTTCGCTCTTGAGTCTGGTAAAGCGCAGGCAATCACCGCAGCCCCTGCATTGCCGGAAAATTACATTTCTGCGCTGGAAGCTCTGCTGGAATCGAAAAAGAGTGAAGCCAAGCTGGCATTGGTCAACAAGAAACAAGAAAAAGAGATTCATTGCTTACAAAACCTCTTTCAGGTAGGCATGACGCCCGTCCAGTTCTGCAAGCAGCTTAACGGGGTGAATATTATAGGGGTAAATCTATTTCTGGAAGAGCGTAATTTCCTCTACGACGGACAGAAAGAAGAAAACAAACCTTATGAATGGCGTGTAAAGGCTTATGCGCGCGACAAATATTTCACCGAGAAAACCGTCACTATCCCTACAGAGAAAGGCAAGAAGAAATTTTATGAAGTCATTCTTTTAAAAGAAGGCGCTAAATGGCTCTATCGCCATTATCTAAAAAAAGAGCTTCCGATGAAGAAAAGCTGGAACGGACTGTTTACCCACGATAAATATTTTCAGGTAGCATAA
- a CDS encoding protease FtsH-inhibitory lysogeny factor CIII, translating into MNYAFAGNAALMGSYHPEETQLDKVVKWLRNGYRKLIDILKQQGNPL; encoded by the coding sequence ATGAATTACGCATTCGCGGGTAATGCTGCCCTCATGGGGAGCTATCACCCGGAAGAAACCCAATTGGATAAAGTTGTTAAATGGCTGAGAAATGGATACAGGAAACTTATCGATATTCTCAAGCAGCAAGGCAATCCGCTATGA